The following are from one region of the Paenibacillus sabinae T27 genome:
- the ylbJ gene encoding sporulation integral membrane protein YlbJ → MTLNKLKGPFLALVLAGCMLLLLLHPEAALGAALRGLAIWWDVLFPSLFPFFVISELMLGFGVVHLFGALLDPLMRPLFRIPGSGGFVMAMGYVSGYPVGARLTAKLREQNLLTRVEGERLVAFTTSSDPIFLLGAVSVGFFQNAALGPCLAIAHYGSGLLVGLLMSFHGRKEEADAAGPPRSVAERTASRSATAGPPKAAGIRAALASMAEARRRDGRSLGELLKGAVQSSLHLIIVVGGLVVFFTVLMELLNRAGVMAFLFSLTGGLLSLFRFPAGLNEAITSGFFEVTLGAKASGAAASALPFKAAAAAFILSWGGLSVHAQVASIWNGTGLRYLPFMAARFLHAFLAAGFTLLLWRPMMEASPALAFPWTPVPGLYPPAAGFALLPLLLAGTLLLSLAAAATGRVLRLLRPRGSRPRS, encoded by the coding sequence ATGACCTTGAACAAGTTAAAGGGGCCGTTTCTGGCGCTGGTGCTCGCCGGCTGCATGCTGCTTCTGCTGCTTCACCCCGAAGCCGCCCTTGGCGCCGCGCTGCGCGGGCTGGCCATCTGGTGGGATGTGCTGTTTCCGTCGCTCTTTCCCTTCTTTGTGATCTCCGAGCTCATGCTTGGCTTCGGGGTCGTCCACCTGTTCGGCGCTCTGCTTGATCCGCTGATGCGCCCGCTGTTCCGAATCCCTGGAAGCGGCGGCTTTGTAATGGCGATGGGCTATGTGTCCGGCTACCCGGTAGGCGCCCGACTGACGGCCAAGCTCCGGGAGCAGAATCTGCTAACCCGGGTGGAGGGCGAAAGACTTGTGGCCTTCACGACGTCCTCAGACCCGATCTTTCTGCTGGGCGCCGTATCAGTCGGCTTCTTTCAGAATGCCGCTTTGGGTCCCTGCCTGGCGATTGCCCATTACGGCAGCGGCCTGCTCGTCGGACTGCTGATGTCCTTTCACGGGCGCAAGGAAGAGGCGGACGCCGCGGGCCCGCCCAGGTCTGTGGCGGAACGGACAGCCTCCCGCTCGGCCACGGCGGGGCCCCCGAAAGCGGCGGGGATTCGCGCCGCCCTCGCCTCCATGGCCGAGGCCCGCCGCCGCGACGGGCGTTCGCTCGGAGAGCTTCTGAAGGGGGCGGTGCAATCCTCTCTGCACCTTATTATTGTCGTAGGCGGCCTGGTTGTATTCTTCACTGTACTGATGGAGCTGCTGAACCGAGCCGGAGTGATGGCCTTCCTCTTTTCGCTGACCGGAGGACTCTTATCGCTCTTCCGTTTCCCCGCCGGGTTGAACGAGGCGATCACCAGCGGATTCTTCGAAGTTACGCTTGGTGCCAAGGCCTCAGGAGCCGCAGCGTCCGCGCTCCCCTTCAAAGCCGCCGCGGCCGCCTTCATTCTCTCCTGGGGAGGCCTGTCCGTGCACGCCCAGGTCGCGAGCATATGGAACGGCACCGGGCTTCGCTATCTGCCGTTCATGGCCGCCCGCTTTCTGCATGCTTTCCTGGCTGCCGGATTTACGCTGCTTCTCTGGCGGCCAATGATGGAGGCATCCCCGGCGCTGGCCTTCCCGTGGACGCCCGTTCCCGGACTGTATCCGCCCGCCGCAGGATTCGCGCTCCTTCCTCTCCTGCTCGCCGGCACTCTGCTGCTGTCGCTTGCAGCGGCTGCCACCGGCAGGGTTCTGCGTCTTCTGCGCCCGCGCGGAAGTCGACCCCGGAGCTGA